CTGCGCCTCTACTGCGAGGGCAGCGTCGAGCACTTCGACTGGTTCTGCTCGTTGGGGCTCGAGTTCGAGAAGTCGCTCTACGACGCACCGTCGTGGCTGCCGCCGACCACCGACGGACTGATGTGGCTGGGCGAGAACGCCTGGCCGTACGACGAGCTCGCCCGCCCCGTCCCGCGCGGGCACCGACCCGCCACCTGCGGCTTCGGCGGCTGGCTGGTGATGGACCGTCTGGTCGCCGCGTGCGCGTCGGCCGGTGTGGTGACCGCGACCGACACCCGCGCGGTGTCGCTGGTGGTCGAGTCCGGCCGCGTCGTCGGCGTACGCGCCCGGCGGTTCGGCGACGACGTCACCTACCGCGCCCGCCGCGGCGTGGTGGTCACCACCGGCGGCTTCGCCGACAACCCCGAGATGCTCAGCGCGCACGCGCCCGACCTGCTCGGCCACGGCGTTGTCAGCGACGGGGGAGACGACGGCAGCGGCATCGTGATGGCCCAGGCGGTCGGCGCCGCCGTGCGCCGGATGTCGGTCGTCGAGGTCGCCTACACCGCTCTCCCGGCGCTCGCGTGCCGCGGCATGCTGGTCAACGCGCGCGGCGAGCGGTTCGTCAACGAGGACGTCTACCCGGGGCTGTTCAGCCACGCCGCGCTGCACGAGCCCGGCCCGTGCTGGGTGGTCGTCGACGGGCAGGCGCTCGAGGAGGTCGACGAGGCCGACCTGTGGGGCACCGTGCCGTCGTACGCCGCCGAGACGATCGAGGAGCTCGAGTCCGACCTCGGCATGCCTCCCGGCGCGCTGGCCCGCACCCTCGCGGGCTACAACGACGGCGCTGCTCGCGGTGGGGACCCGTTGTTCCACAAGAACGCCCGCTGGACGCGGGTGCTGACGGGGCCGTTCGCCGCGATCGACCCGCGCATCGGCTTCCACAACCCGACCCACCGCGCCGCTCCCGGCGCCACCGGGTTCGCCGGCTTCACCCTCGGCGGGCTGCACACGACGGTCGACGGCGCG
This genomic interval from Nocardioides kongjuensis contains the following:
- a CDS encoding FAD-dependent oxidoreductase produces the protein MSDAVHDVDVVVVGFGCAGGAAALEARRTDASVVVLERASGAGGSSAQSGGELYLGGGTAVQEALGFEDDADNMLAFLRAALGPHADEEKLRLYCEGSVEHFDWFCSLGLEFEKSLYDAPSWLPPTTDGLMWLGENAWPYDELARPVPRGHRPATCGFGGWLVMDRLVAACASAGVVTATDTRAVSLVVESGRVVGVRARRFGDDVTYRARRGVVVTTGGFADNPEMLSAHAPDLLGHGVVSDGGDDGSGIVMAQAVGAAVRRMSVVEVAYTALPALACRGMLVNARGERFVNEDVYPGLFSHAALHEPGPCWVVVDGQALEEVDEADLWGTVPSYAAETIEELESDLGMPPGALARTLAGYNDGAARGGDPLFHKNARWTRVLTGPFAAIDPRIGFHNPTHRAAPGATGFAGFTLGGLHTTVDGAVLSLGGDPIPGLYAAGRASSGMHGQGYVSGTSLGDGTFFGRRAGRAAAQSR